The Vanessa cardui chromosome 9, ilVanCard2.1, whole genome shotgun sequence genome has a window encoding:
- the LOC124532571 gene encoding uncharacterized protein LOC124532571: MRNSLLITLVLLAGCQHSFQSKLQNNVIAFKDSLEILDIDIQHSRIQRDLSDIWSRIKSKIVRAWEAFKDITNNTKQNIKEYVLKIKNKIQVIAKVFEKKFENLKEELKNIIEQAITTGENVKKCVKENKNAIETLLKEIFINVTTCISNNMQLMANIEISHNSNIDDSIFLNSVQNKIKTSLEACEENSDQCLNNVKEEILADIDVATWNVSQKAFEVRTAVDNGLDIVVTCVTEGLTDASAAIANETIQIIQCVKNKE, from the exons ATGCGAAACAGTTTATTAATTACCTTAGTGTTGCTTGCAGGGTGTcag cactCCTTTCAAAgcaaattacaaaacaatgtcATTGCTTTTAAAGATTCTCTTGAAATTTTGGATATAGACATCCAGCATTCTAGAATTCAGAGAGATTTATCAGATATATGGAGCagaataaaatctaaaatagtCAGGGCCTGGGAGGCTTTCAaggatattacaaataatacaaaacagaATATCAAGGAATATGtgctcaaaataaaaaataaaattcaagtgATTGCAAAAGTTTTTGAAAAGAAATTTGAAAACTTAAAAGAGGAATTGAAGAATATAATTGAACAAGCTATTACTACGGGCGAAAATGTGAAAAAATGTGTTAAG GAAAATAAAAACGCGATAGAAACGTtattgaaggaaatatttattaatgttacaaCTTGCATATCAAATAATATGCAGCTGATGGCCAACATAGAGATATCGCACAATTCAAATATCGACgattcgatatttttaaattcagttcaaaataaaataaaaacgagctTAGAAGCATGTGAAGAGAACAGTGATCAATGTTTGAATAACGTGAAAGAAGAAATCCTTGCAGACATTGATGTCGCAACTTGGAATGTTTCGCAAAAG GCTTTTGAAGTTAGAACCGCTGTCGACAACGGTCTAGACATCGTCGTTACTTGTGTTACTGAAGGACTTACAGACGCGTCAGCAGCGATAGCAAACGAAACTATCCAGATTATTCAATGCGTcaaaaacaaa